In Paenibacillus durus, the DNA window TGCGCGGCGCAATAATGTGCTGTTTATGGAAGCGATGAAATCGACATTGGTTCCGAACTTCGGAATGATCAAAGAGAATCTATATAAAATCGGCCGGGTCCGGCGCTATTTCGCCAGCTACTGTCAGTATTCCTCCAGGTATGACGCCTTCCTGCAGGGTAAGGTGCTGAATGCCTTCAATCCAATATATTCCAACGGTTCTCTAATGGATCTCGGCATTTATTGTCTTTATCCCATGGTGGTACTGTTCGGTAAGCCGGATACGGTAAAGGCGACTGGCGTCATGCTGTCCTCCGGCGTTGACGGCGAGGGCAGCATCGTCATGCGTTACGACGATATGGATGCGACCGTTATATATTCCAAGATTACCGAATCCTATCTGCCGGCGGAAATCCAGGGCGAGAACGGCACGATGATAATCGATAAAATCAGTCAGCCGTATGAGGTTAAGATTCGCTACAGAGACGGAATCGTTGAAGAACTGACTGTGCCGCAGACTTACGAGTCGATGTACTACGAAGCTCAGGAATTTATCCGCCTGCTGAAGGCGGGGGAACGCGATAGCTCCGTCAATTCGCATGCCTGCTCGCTGGCGGCGGCGGAAATTATGGAGGAAGCGCGGCGGCAGATCGGGCTGAGATACACCGCGGATCAATGGTAAGAGAAACGGAGAGCGGAGCTTGAAGACATTTAAAAAGGTATACATCGAGATTACAAGCGTCTGCAATCTGGCCTGCAGCTTTTGCCCGCAAACGGCGCGGCAGGCAAAGTTTATGGATACGGAAACGTTCAGCGTCATTCTGGATGAGATTAAGCCGCATACCTCGCATATTTATCTTCATGTCAAAGGCGAGCCGCTGCTGCATCCGAGAATCCATGAGTTGCTGGATGCCGCTCATGACAAAGGCTTCAAGGTTAACATTACGACCAACGGTACGCTGATCCGCAAAGCGGGAGACAAGCTGCGAGGGAAGCCGGCGCTGCGGCAGATGAACTTCTCACTGCACAGCTTTGACGGACATGAGGGCTCCGAGGACCGCGAAGGGTATCTTGCGCATATTATTGGATTCGCCAAGGAAGCTGCGGCGCAGGGCGTCTTCATCTCCTTCCGGCTGTGGAATCTCACCCCGGACAATCTGACGAATCAGCAAAGAAGCCGGAACCGGGAGACGCTGTCCGTACTGGAGTCGGCATTCGGTCTGGACTACCAGATCGAGGAAAAGATCGTTCCCGGCAGCAGCGTGAAGATCGCCGAGCGGATCTTTCTGAACCAGGACCATGAGTTTGAGTGGCCCAGTCTTAGCGCTCCCGAAGACGATGGTAAAGGGTTCTGCCATGCCCTTCGCAGCCAGGCCGCCGTACTGGTTGACGGGACGGTGGTGCCCTGCTGTCTGGATGGAGAGGGCGTCATTAATCTCGGCAATATCCACCGGACGCCGTTCTCCGAGATCGTGGAGGGAGAACGGGCGAACAATCTGTTCTACGGCTTCTCCCGCAGGGAAGCGGTGGAGGAACTGTGCCGCAGATGCGGCTACCGGCAGCGGTTCGGTTCGAGTGAACCGAATAGTACGGCTTCAGGTATGAGCCGCAAGGAGAGCTGAACGGGATGGCAAGGAATGGATGGATGGACTATATAGGGGTTGTCCCATAAGTGGAGAAGCCGGCAGGTCTTTCGGTTATTGAAAGACTTGCCGGCTTCTGTTATTCTGTCTGCCGCCCTCCCATCGAACCAGGTTAGGAATCAGGGCAATCGCTGACGGATTGTTCATCAGAACGTTTTCATAGAGTAAGAAAGTGAATTCGGGAGACTCGAAAAAGATTTTTGGGGCGGCCCGGGTGTTGATATGTATTGCTGCGAGCGCAGGTGCGGCCTCCTTGGCGCTTCAACATCAAGTGATGAGGTTAGGTTGGTTATGATTTAAGTTCAGCGTCTTGCAAAACAGCTAAGATGCAGCTTTTTTTACCCAAAACGCTTATTCACAGGGAATTCCTGCTAACATGCAGGGATTTGAGGCTGGGCTGACTGAATTTGAGGCTGTGCGGAGAAAAACCTGTATTTCCGTAGGCATATTATACAATGGCTGTTCTCAGGTGACCAAAAGATGCACAATCTCAGGTTTTTTGCCTACTTTGCTCCATCATGCCCCAGGGATCGGAAATACATTACCCTGTACACCTGCCTAAATTCCCCCTCAAAAAAAATCGTCCCGGCAGCCATTTCCATGGCATATGGTACCCCCTCTTTTGCACGATGAATGCACGATGAATGCACGATGAATGCATGGAAATCAGCCCGGCTCGGTTAACCGCTCAGATTCCCCTGAGGCGTGATAGGCATCCAATATCGATCCAAGCAGTCCCGGGAAACGGACTTCCAAATCCTCCGTGCGGATGCTGGAGAAGCGCTGTGTGCCTTGTACGCGAACGTGAAGAATGCCTGCCTCCCGCAGAGTCCGGTAATGATGGGAGAGGGTGGATTTGACAACGGGAACAGCAATATCCCCGCATCTCCGCTCGCCTGATTTATGGATCACATCAACCAGATATAATCGGATGGGGTCGCTTAGGGCGTAAAGCACAGAGGACAACTGAATATCCTGGCGGTCCGGATGATGGGGCATTTTCATATCAAAAGCCTCCTTCGTATATTTCCTTCCGAATTTCCGTCACCCGTGCAAGGGTCAAAGAGCATCTGCCTGACTGACCGGTACGACCTTCACTTTGGACTTCTTGAACGTAACGAAGGAATAAATAATCAGGGCCAGCCAGATGAATGAAAAGCTGATTAAATTCCCTTCCGTGAACGGTTCGTTAAATAAGAAAATGGCAAGCAGCAGACTCGTAGTCGGCGCGATATATTGGATAAACCCGACGAGTGAAAGCGGAAGCAGCTGCATGGACTTGGCGAACCAGAATAAAGGCATCGCTGTCGCTACACCTGAAAGCATGAGAAGCAGGATCGAGAATAGCGGTAAAGAAGTGAAGATTCCCGTTCCCTGCGATTGTATGTAGAACAGGTAGCCGAGAGCTACGGGAAGCGCAATAATCGTTTCTCCGGTCAGACCAAGCAGAACATCCAGCTTCGCTATCTTTTTGGCAAGACCGTATAGGGCAAAAGTAACCGCTAAAGAAATGGCCACCCACGGAATATGCCCGTATTGAACAGCCATAATCAGAACGCCGGCACCTGCCAGAAAGAGGGACAGCCATTGCCCCGGCGACAGCCGTTCTTTCAGGAAAATGACGGCGAACAATACGCTGATCAACGGGTTCATATAGTACCCCAGGCTCGTTTCGATCACATGATTGTTGTTAACGGCCCAAATGAAGAGAAACCAGTTGAGGCTGATAAAAATGGAGCAGAGAACAATGGCGGCCGCGCTTCTTCGGCTTGACCCAACACGCTTTAGCCGTTTCCACTGTTTGGACACCGTAACGAGAACCGCCACGAATACAAAAGACCAGGTAATCCGCTGCGCCAAAATTTCCCAAGCGGGCATCGCTGTAAACAGGCGCCAATATAGAGGCAGGAACCCCCATGATAAATAGGCCAAGACGGCGTAAATGATCCCTTTCTTCATCAAATGATCCCCCAGTAAAAATCAAGAATATGATTTTGAAGTTCGATTATAATCGAAATTCCGAATAGTGGAAATGTAGCACACAATCAGATGAAATGCAATTAGATTTGATAATGACATCAATAGGACACATAAGCGAAAAAAGCCTTTGGTGTGCGGATATGAGTTCATCATGCTCCGCTTCCCGAAAGGCTTTGTTTATAATGAACGGATCTCTATGTCTTCGAGCAACGGGTGCCGTTCCAAAAGACGGCATAGCCGTTTCAGGCTTCACGAGAAAGTCTCGGAAAGCCGCAGAGCATTGAGATGGGAATCCGGAATGAAGAGAGCTGTATCGAGTGGTGCGACAGAGTAATCGAGGCGCTGGGCAGGAATGAGATTTAAAAAAGAGGAGAATAAGGGCTAGTCACAATAGAGAATTATTGATAAAATTTATAAATAATTAAGGTATATTCAATTTGTTTTTATCAAACCCGCTTACTACAATAAAGAGAGAAGATATTTCAATGTGAAAATATTCTCAATGTAAATTCTGCAACATGACTCATTCATATTCTCCTAAACAACCGGTGCGGCATGCCTTGTGAAAAAGAACACAAGAACCTCTGTCAAAAGCCAAGGGGATTTTGTAATCGTAATGCTTGCAGGGCGGTGCACAACCGAGCGCAATGGAGGGAGAGCATGAAGAACAAATATTTGTCAGCATCTTTGGGATTGTACATTAACTATTTCGTTCACGGCATGGCATTGATCATTATTGCTCAAAATATCGATTTCTTATCCAGGCAGTGGAATACGGATAATGCCGGTGCCGCTGCGGTCGTTTCTTCTTTGGGCATCGGGAAACTGGTCGCCGTCTTTTTTTCGGGCAAGCTGTCCGACCGGTTCGGGCGGAAGCCTTCGGTAGTGCTGGGAATCTTTTTTTATGTATTATTCTTGGCCGGTATTCTGATCAGCCCGAATGTCGCGGTTGCTTATATCTTCGGCATATCCGCCGGTGTGGCAAATTCCTTCCTGGATACAGGGACGTATCCGGCATTGATGGAGGCCTTTCCCAAGAAGTCCGCGCCCGCGAATATCATCATAAAAGCCTTTATCCAAGGCGGACAGTTTGTGCTGCCTTATCTCATCGGATTTTTGATACTGCGGGATTTATGGTTTGGATGGAGCTTTATTTTTCTAATTGCGGTTCTCTGCGCCAATCTGGTATTCGTCCTTACCCGCACGTTCCCGCCTATGGCGGACGTTTCTCAGGCAAGTGAAGAATCGAGGCCGCAAAAGGCAAGAACCTTTCATTTCAGCATGAATGAAATTTGCCTGATATTGTTCGGATTCGTTGCGCAAACCTTGCTCTACATCCTGGGGCAATGGATTGCCAAGTACGGCTCGGAGGTTGTGCATATGAGCGAAGGCTCATCGCGGCTTCTGGTTAGCTACGGAAGTCTTGGCGCGATCTGTTGTGTGTTAGTCACCTTTACGCTGGGAAACAGGGGCATTAAGTCGATCTATTTTATGATGATCTATACGGTTATGACAGCGGTCGTTTCCCTGGTGATTTGGGCGTTCCCGGTGCCGGTGGTCTGCACGGCAGGGGCCGTGCTGTTGGGTTATTTCTCTAGCGGCGGTCTGATCCAGCTCGGACTTACGCTGCTGGCGGAGAAATCTTCGCGGGGGAAAGGTCTGGTAACGAGCCTCTACACGATTGCAGAGGGAGTCGCCATTTTTACCATTCCGCTTGCGGCGGCGGCCATCTCCAGAGTTAACATCGGGGGGATCTTTCTGCTGAACGCTGGGGTCGCTTTGTTCGGATTTGCGCTGACTCTGATTATTTTTATCCGGGATATTCGGCCTGTTAATGAAGCAAGCGTTCAAGCAGAACAAGTTCAGTGCTAGAGAGTCAAGCTCCAGTAATAATAGAGAAAATAATAGACACAGGCTCAGGGCCTGTGTCTGTTTTGTGACCTTTGTAGTATAACCCTTATATGAAAATAGGAATACAGTTCAGCCCTTCCTAATGATTAATGCGGCCCAAGCGGCCCCGATATAGGAAGAGGCTTTTTTTGTGCTGGGGGCTAATAATTCTTAGATTTTTAAATAGCTGAATTGGTTGGCAGTAAAGGGAAACGGGTAAAAGAATTTAGGGTTTCACCGGGAGACTCATGGATAAAAAATAGATCTATATTAGCTATTGGACGCAGCAGGATAGGGTAGCCCGGAAAGAAGTGGAGGAGTGCTTGATTATGGATGGAGAGAGACCTGCGCCGGTACCGTTAAATCCGATCACTGAGATTGCTAAGGCAGGGCATATTTTATACACGTACGATGACTGCGACAGCTATATCGACAATGCAGTGTCCTATGTTACGGCCGGTATTCATCAAGGATACCAGATCTTGTTCATTGACAATGTGGTTACGTACCGCAGGCTGCTTGGCAGGCTTGAAGAGGTGCTGTCCGCCGAGCAGTTGGAGGATGTTCATTATGTCGATAATTTTGAATTTTACCGTCAATACGGCGATTTCCATTGCGATAGCATTATTAATCATTTTGAGAGAATTCTGAAGCCTTTCCTGGACCGGCAGATCCTGGTCAGAACCTGGGCTCATGTCCAGTGTAATGAGAAAGAGCGGGACAACATTCACATTACGCTTGAGGAATTTGAAAGAAAGGCTGACGGCTCCGTAAACGGCAACGGTCTTATGTCCGTCTGTGCCTATAACGCACGGGAAATCTCCGCATCGCTGCAAAATGTTCTGCTAAAGACGCATGAATATTTGATGACTGACAGGGAATTCATCGTTTCTCCTCTGTATAAGAGTTCTCAAGCGTTTGAAGGGACTTTTCCTTCTCTCTCGGTCCAGAGCCAGCTTCTTAACGAGCAAAAGCAGCTTCTGATCGAGAAGGAAGCGGCTGAACAAATGAGTAAGATCAAGAATGAATTTATTGCCATGATGAACCATGAGATACGAACTCCGATGAATGGCGTGCTTGGCATGACGGAACTGCTGTCTGAGACGAATCTGGATCACGAGCAGACGGAGTATTTGGATGCGATCCGCAAAAGCGGGGAATCCCTGCTCCGAATCGTTAACGATATTCTGGATTTCTCCAAGATTGAATCGGGCCGCGCCTATGCCGTGAACGAGCCTTTTCGGATTAGGGACTGCATTGCGGAAGTGCTGGATGTGCTGCTCTTGAAGATTTTGGAGAAAAACCTGGATATCAAAGTATCTGTTGACCCTGACATCCCGGAAAGGATTACAGGCGACTACGACCGTTTGAGACAGGTGCTCCTCAATCTGATTGAGAATGCTGTGAAATTTACCGAAGAGGGTGGCATTCATATCTCGGTCAACAGCCTGGTCCGGAGCGGCAGCAGGATTCAGCTTCAGGTTACAATCAGGGATACCGGAATCGGAATACCGGAGGAAGCGCTAAAAAATCTTTTTCAGCCGTTCTATCAAGTGGATAATGGCTTGACGCGAAAGGTGGAAGGAACCGGCCTCGGTCTGGCCATCTCCAAAAAGCTCGTGGAATTGATGGGCGGCGAGATCATGGTGCGGATGCCGGAAGAGCCGGGTGCTGCCTTTTTATTCACTGCGGAATTCGGAATGATCCCTACGGAGAGCCGCGCTGAGGCTGTGGAAGAGGGCCCTGGCAAGTTCCCGTATTCCATGCGGGTGCTTGTAGCGGAAGATAATGAGATCAATCAGCTTATCCTGAAAAAACGCCTTGAAAAGCTCGGGCATACCGTGACCATTGCAGCAAATGGAAAAGAGGCGGTCCGGTCCGCCGTCAGCATACCTTACGATATCATTCTGATGGATGTCCGAATGCCGGTGATGGATGGGCTTGAAGCGGCTCAGGTGATCAGAAATACGCTTGCCCAAGGTCAAGTGCCTTATATGGTGGCGTTGACGGCCAATTCCCTGCGGGACGACCGCGGCAAATGCCTGGACAACGGGATGGATGAATATTTGACAAAACCGGTCGATAGCGAAGCGCTGGCTGCTGTGCTGGATAAAGCGGCGGCCCGAAAAGCCGACCTTGGTAAAGCCCTCAATATGCCGGAAAATCGGTGATTATGTACGGCGCTCCTGGAGACATTGCTGAATGCAGAGACAGTGAGCGCGGGTAGAAGATGTGTCGGTGCGGCAATGCAGCATTGCAATACGGCGCGGGAAAGTAATGCGATGATAGGACAGGAAGGCACAAAAGGCAGGCTCCTCGCTTGTAAGCGACGGGGCCTGCCTTTTTCTAATCGAAACTTCCGGGATAGCGCTTCATTATGAGCATGCGACCCTTAAGCTGCCTGCAAAAATCAGCTTTGGCGGCTGTGCGGCGTATGCGCGGGGCGTGGGTGAACGGCGGGACAGCCTAGGATTGGTGGGCAGAGATTCCGTTTGCTGATTCTGCCGCCTGCCTGGTTGATCCCCGCAGGACAACGCTGGATTCCAAATAGATGATTTCCTTATGGCGGTCCGGCTGCTCAATCCGGTTAAGAAGCGTCTCGACGACGCGCGTTCCGAGCTCATAGGGGTAAGTATGAACCGTAGTAAGCGGCGGGTCGATGATTTTAGCATTCGGGACGTCGTCAAATCCCGTCACTTCAATCTGTTCGGGCACTTGAACCTTCAGTTCCTTGAGCGCGCGGATCGCGCATATGCCGATATCGTCATTGGCGCAAACAAACGCAGTGGGCAGCTTATCCAGAGCCTTCAGCCTCTCTGCCATCCAATCGACGGAAAGGTAGGGCTGTGTGTCGTCCGGCGTTATGCTGAACGCGGGGTCGGGCCCCTGGCCGGATTCCCTCATCGCGCGCTCGAAACCGAGCCATCTCTCGTAAAAGCTCCGGCAGTGGTACAAATCTCCGATAAAGCCGATATTCTCGTGCCCCTCTTCGATCAACGTCTTGGTGAGGGTATAGGCAGAATATTCATTCTCGACCATAATAATGTCGTAGTTGTGGCTGCCAAAGACGGTGCGCGGAAGGAAATCGATGAATACAGTTGGGATTCCGGCGCCAAGAATCGTTTTGACATAAGGTTCATGAAAAATCTCCATGCAGACGATTCCATCGATATTGTACGGATTGATATTGGACGGCAGCACATTGCTGC includes these proteins:
- a CDS encoding Gfo/Idh/MocA family protein, whose protein sequence is MTIRFGVVGTNWITDRFLESGLENEDFLLTAVYSRSEEKGKAFAAKYAGASVYTDLEVMAASDEIDAVYIASPNSLHAEQALICISHGKHVLCEKPAASNAAELRRVTEAARRNNVLFMEAMKSTLVPNFGMIKENLYKIGRVRRYFASYCQYSSRYDAFLQGKVLNAFNPIYSNGSLMDLGIYCLYPMVVLFGKPDTVKATGVMLSSGVDGEGSIVMRYDDMDATVIYSKITESYLPAEIQGENGTMIIDKISQPYEVKIRYRDGIVEELTVPQTYESMYYEAQEFIRLLKAGERDSSVNSHACSLAAAEIMEEARRQIGLRYTADQW
- a CDS encoding radical SAM/SPASM domain-containing protein — translated: MKTFKKVYIEITSVCNLACSFCPQTARQAKFMDTETFSVILDEIKPHTSHIYLHVKGEPLLHPRIHELLDAAHDKGFKVNITTNGTLIRKAGDKLRGKPALRQMNFSLHSFDGHEGSEDREGYLAHIIGFAKEAAAQGVFISFRLWNLTPDNLTNQQRSRNRETLSVLESAFGLDYQIEEKIVPGSSVKIAERIFLNQDHEFEWPSLSAPEDDGKGFCHALRSQAAVLVDGTVVPCCLDGEGVINLGNIHRTPFSEIVEGERANNLFYGFSRREAVEELCRRCGYRQRFGSSEPNSTASGMSRKES
- a CDS encoding ArsR/SmtB family transcription factor, producing the protein MKMPHHPDRQDIQLSSVLYALSDPIRLYLVDVIHKSGERRCGDIAVPVVKSTLSHHYRTLREAGILHVRVQGTQRFSSIRTEDLEVRFPGLLGSILDAYHASGESERLTEPG
- the rarD gene encoding EamA family transporter RarD produces the protein MKKGIIYAVLAYLSWGFLPLYWRLFTAMPAWEILAQRITWSFVFVAVLVTVSKQWKRLKRVGSSRRSAAAIVLCSIFISLNWFLFIWAVNNNHVIETSLGYYMNPLISVLFAVIFLKERLSPGQWLSLFLAGAGVLIMAVQYGHIPWVAISLAVTFALYGLAKKIAKLDVLLGLTGETIIALPVALGYLFYIQSQGTGIFTSLPLFSILLLMLSGVATAMPLFWFAKSMQLLPLSLVGFIQYIAPTTSLLLAIFLFNEPFTEGNLISFSFIWLALIIYSFVTFKKSKVKVVPVSQADAL
- a CDS encoding MFS transporter, producing the protein MKNKYLSASLGLYINYFVHGMALIIIAQNIDFLSRQWNTDNAGAAAVVSSLGIGKLVAVFFSGKLSDRFGRKPSVVLGIFFYVLFLAGILISPNVAVAYIFGISAGVANSFLDTGTYPALMEAFPKKSAPANIIIKAFIQGGQFVLPYLIGFLILRDLWFGWSFIFLIAVLCANLVFVLTRTFPPMADVSQASEESRPQKARTFHFSMNEICLILFGFVAQTLLYILGQWIAKYGSEVVHMSEGSSRLLVSYGSLGAICCVLVTFTLGNRGIKSIYFMMIYTVMTAVVSLVIWAFPVPVVCTAGAVLLGYFSSGGLIQLGLTLLAEKSSRGKGLVTSLYTIAEGVAIFTIPLAAAAISRVNIGGIFLLNAGVALFGFALTLIIFIRDIRPVNEASVQAEQVQC
- a CDS encoding ATP-binding protein, which gives rise to MDGERPAPVPLNPITEIAKAGHILYTYDDCDSYIDNAVSYVTAGIHQGYQILFIDNVVTYRRLLGRLEEVLSAEQLEDVHYVDNFEFYRQYGDFHCDSIINHFERILKPFLDRQILVRTWAHVQCNEKERDNIHITLEEFERKADGSVNGNGLMSVCAYNAREISASLQNVLLKTHEYLMTDREFIVSPLYKSSQAFEGTFPSLSVQSQLLNEQKQLLIEKEAAEQMSKIKNEFIAMMNHEIRTPMNGVLGMTELLSETNLDHEQTEYLDAIRKSGESLLRIVNDILDFSKIESGRAYAVNEPFRIRDCIAEVLDVLLLKILEKNLDIKVSVDPDIPERITGDYDRLRQVLLNLIENAVKFTEEGGIHISVNSLVRSGSRIQLQVTIRDTGIGIPEEALKNLFQPFYQVDNGLTRKVEGTGLGLAISKKLVELMGGEIMVRMPEEPGAAFLFTAEFGMIPTESRAEAVEEGPGKFPYSMRVLVAEDNEINQLILKKRLEKLGHTVTIAANGKEAVRSAVSIPYDIILMDVRMPVMDGLEAAQVIRNTLAQGQVPYMVALTANSLRDDRGKCLDNGMDEYLTKPVDSEALAAVLDKAAARKADLGKALNMPENR
- a CDS encoding LacI family DNA-binding transcriptional regulator — its product is MAERVTIQNIADALGLSRNTVSKALNNHPQIPDATREKILQKAAELKYKNFSSMNMGNIALLTRGDINAISFYSETIKGMETGLSAQGFNLILMLVKPDDIRSNVLPSNINPYNIDGIVCMEIFHEPYVKTILGAGIPTVFIDFLPRTVFGSHNYDIIMVENEYSAYTLTKTLIEEGHENIGFIGDLYHCRSFYERWLGFERAMRESGQGPDPAFSITPDDTQPYLSVDWMAERLKALDKLPTAFVCANDDIGICAIRALKELKVQVPEQIEVTGFDDVPNAKIIDPPLTTVHTYPYELGTRVVETLLNRIEQPDRHKEIIYLESSVVLRGSTRQAAESANGISAHQS